The genomic segment TCCAATTTGAATCCTTAAACGGAAAACTTAAGGCAATTTGGATATTCACTGAAGGCCCCCTTTCTTTTTATAATTTTATTGTAACTAATTTCCTACCAAAGTGTCAATGTGCATCACTGAATAATCACTAAAGGATGGAACCTATCCCTTTCGTTTTTTCGCCTTGCATTTGAAATAAGCTGTGATATATTAGTCCAGCTCTTAAAAAATAAGAGCCTATTTTATTAATTTTGACAGGAGGTTTTAGGGTGGCTGAGATAGAGGTAAGTGTCAGAGAACTTTTAGAAGCGGGAGCTCATTTTGGGCATCAATCCAGTAGGTGGAATCCCAAAATGAAGAAGTTTATCTTTGAAGAGAGAAATGGAATTCATATCATCGATCTTCAAAAAACAGTGAATCAATTTAAAACAGCAGTTCAGTTTTTAGCTCATTGTATTGAGCAAGGTGAAGCCATTTTAATGGTGGGAACCAAGAAACAAGCCAAAGAAATTGTCAAGACAGCTGCTCAGCAGTGTGGAGCTTTTTGGGTGACGGAGCGATGGCTGGGAGGAACACTCACCAATCTTCAGACCATTCGTAAGAGCGTCGGACGTTTTAAAGAAATTGAGCAAATGCAGGCTGACGGAACGATGGCTCAACTCAGCAAGAAGGAATCTGCAAGTTTGACCCGAGAGCTTCATAAATTAAAGAAAAATTTAATGGGCATTCGCGAGATGGATCGTAAACCGGGAGCTTTGTTTGTCATTGACCCCAATCGAGAGAAAATTGCGGTTGAGGAAGCGCGGCGTTTGGGGGTTCCGATTGTGGCCCTCATTGATACCAATTGTGATCCCGATAAAATTGATTATCCGATCGCTTGTAATGACGATGCCATTAGAACTATCAGCCTTTTGGTCACCAAAGTCGAAGAAATTATTTTACAAGCTCGAGGAATGAATAAAGATAAAGCTTCAAATGTTGAAGCCCAGGCATCACAGGAGATTGCTTAAATGGAGATTCATAAGGACTTGGTCAAGGAGCTTCGCGAAAAAACGAATGCGGGCGTCATGGACTGTAAAAAAGCCCTTGCACAGTCCAAAGGAGATTTAGGGAGCGCCGTTCAAATTCTAAAAAAGAAGGGAGTTGCGGTTGCCGAGAAAAAGTCTCAGAGAGAGGCCTCAGAGGGTCTGATTTTTTCCTATATTCACATGGGAGGAAAAATCGGGGTTCTTCTGGAAATCAATTGCGAAACGGATTTTGTTGCTCGAAATGGGATTTTTCAAGCCTTGGCAAAGGATGTTGCCCTTCAGATTGCAGGTTCTCATCCTACCCCTCTCTATATTTCCAGAGACAAGATTGAACCGCGTGTCGCGAGCCATGCCCGACAGGAATTTGAGAAAGAAGCTGCTGGGAAAAATCCTGATGCAATGAAAAAAATCATCGAGGGAAAACTCGAAAAATATTATCAGCAAATCTGTTTACTCGATCAACCTTTTATTAAAGATGGAAATCTAACCATTCAGCAATTGATTCAGTCTAAAATTGCCGAGTTGGGAGAAAATATTGTTGTTCGCAGATTCGTTCGCTATCAGATAGGCGAATAACTCTCTTTCACTTTAATGACAATTTGTGTATGAGTCAAACCCCTCATCCAAAACCCAAGTATAACCGAATCATTTTAAAATTGAGTGGCGAAACTCTGATGGGAGAAAAATCCTATGGAGTGGATCCGAAGGCCGCCATTTCAATTGCTGAACAAGTCAAAGAGGTGAAGCAACTTGGAGTTCAAATTGCCATTGTCATCGGGGGAGGAAACATTTTTAGAGGAATCAATGCCAGCGGGGATGGCATCGATCGGACCACTGCAGATTACATGGGAATGCTGGCCACCGTTATTAATGGAATGGCCCTTCAGGATGCCCTTGAAAAATGTGGGGTGATGACACGTCTTCAGACTTCGCTTGAAATGGCTAAAATTGCCGAGCCCTATATTCGAAGACGGGCTATGCGTCATTTGGAAAAAGGCCGAGTGGTCATCTTTGCGGGTGGAACAGGAAACCCTTACTTTTCGACCGATACCGCTGCCGCTCTTCGGGCCAGTGAAATTAATGCCGAGGTCATTCTCAAAGGAACAAAGGTCGATGGCGTTTACAGTGCCGATCCTCATTTAGATTCCAAAGCCGTCAAATTTAAAGAACTCAGCTATTTAGAAGTTTTGAGCAAGCGACTTAAAGTGATGGATGCCACAGCCGTTTCTTTGTGTATGGAAAACAATGTCCCCATTATTGTATTTGATATGTGGAATTCCGAAAATCTGAAAAGGGTTATTATGGGAGAAACGATCGGGACCCTTGTGCGGGATAAGTGAGACCTCTGAAAAAGGCCCATCTGCTGCGTTGCCCGCTGCACTCCTTTGTGCGGCGTACGAAAAAAAGTACGCCTCCGCAGTCGCTTGCGGGCGCCTTGCATCTGGGACCTTTTTGAGAGGTCTCTAGAATAAGAGGAGGGATCAAATGACATTCGAAGAAAAAGTTCTAGGTCAGATTAAAGAAAAGATGACAAAAACCATCGAATTTTTCCAAGACGAACTTTCCGGAGTAAGATCGGGTCGAGCCAATCCTGCTTTGGTCGAGGGGATGATGGTGAATTATTACGGAACACCTACTAAATTAAAAGAATTGGCAGGAATTACGGCTCCGGAGCCTCGGTCCCTGGTCATTCAACCCTGGGATATAGCGGCGATCGAAGAAATCATGAAGGCCTTGAACAAAAATGAATCCGGTCTTGTCCCAAAATTAGAAGGTAAAATTATTCGGATTCAAGTCCCAGAATTGAGCGAGCAGCGTCGCAATGAGCTTAAAAAAGTCGTGAAAAACATGGCGGAAGAGGCCAGAGTCAACTTAAGAAATACCCGCCGCGAAATGAATGAATTTGTAAAAAAAGGACAGAAAAATAGCCAAATCACGGAGGATGATCTTTTTCGCATTGAAAAAGAAGTACAAATTAAAACGGATGATTTTATTAAGAAGGTCGATGATATTTTAATTCATAAAGAAAAAGAACTTACGCAAGTCTAAACGACAGTTCAAAGTTTAAAGTTCAAGGAATCAGCAATCTAGAGTTTTTTTAACTTTGAACTTTAAACTTTGAACTGTCTTTAAGAGCCGCTAGCTCATCAGGTAGAGCAACAGCCTTTTAAGCTGTGGGTGGTGGGTTCGAGTCCCACGCGGCTCATTTCAATAAAGCTCAAGGTTTAAAGTTCCAAGTTCAAAGAAAAACCCTGCTCCATAGTCCTTGAACCTTAAACTTTGAACTTTAAACTTTCTTTATGAGACCCCATCGTCTAGAGGCCTAGGACATCACCCTTTCACGGTGATGACACGGGTTCGAATCCCGTTGGGGTCGAAATAGTTTTAGGTTTAGAGTTGTGAATAGGGATCAAAAAAAGGGTTCGCCCCGTCATCCGACGGGGCGCCCTGCCGAATGGCAGGGCGAATCCCGTTGGGGTCGAAATAGTTTTAGGTTTAGTGATGGAGTTCACCTGATTATAAAACCGCCGATATTGGCTGATAACTCCTACTATTTCCGTTAAACCCTAAAACCGAAATTGTAGGAGTTTTTTATTTTTAAGCTATTCTAAAAAAAGGTCTGACATGATTCGTTCTCCCTCCATGAAATTTGTCATCCTCATTGGATTTGTAAGTCTTTTTGCAGATGTGACGTATGAAGGGGCCAGAAGTATTACAGGCCCTTTTTTGGCAACGTTTGGAGCGAGTGCTGCTACAGTTGGCTTTATCGCTGGTTTTGGAGAACTCATCGGGTATGGTTTGCGCCTTGTCTCGGGTTATGTCAGTGATAAAACTGGGCGATACTGGACCATCATCTTTATAGGGTATGCCATAAATCTTTTCGCTGTCCCTCTCCTGGCTCTTGCGGGAAATTGGAAGATGGCTGGCATATTAATCATTGCCGAAAGAACAGGAAAAGCCATTCGTTCACCAGCTCGAGATGCCATGCTTTCCCATGCAACATCAGAAATAGGACATGGCTGGGGATTTGGCTTTCATGAAGCTATGGACCAAATCGGTGCCATGTTGGGCCCTCTCATCGTCTCATCCGTTCTTTACTTTAAAGGAAGTTACAAAACAGGATTTTTAGTTTTGCTTATTCCGGCGCTCTTGGCCCTCAGTGTCCTTTCGCTGGCACGATTTCTTTATCCTCATCCAAAAGATTTAGAAAAAGTAACGCCTCATTTCGAGTCAAAAAGCCTTTCAAAAATCTATTGGATTTATCTTTCCGCTGTCGTTTTAATTGCAGCAGGGTATGCAGATTTTCCTCTGATCGCCTATCATTTTGAAAAGGTCGAGAGTATTCCAAAAATATGGATCCCTGTTTCTTACTCGATTGCCATGGGAATCGATACTCTTTCAGCGCTCTTTTTTGGGCGATGGTTTGACCGCAAAGGCCTTTCCATTTTGATTGTAGCTTCAGTAATCGCCTCATTTTTTGCCCCTTTGGTATTTCTGGGTGGTTTTTATCAGGCCATCTTAGGGATGGGGTTATGGGGTTTAGGAATGGGGGCTCAAGAATCTGTCATGCGTGCCGCCATTGCTCAAATGGTTTCAACTGACCGAAGGGGAACGGCATACGGCATTTTTAATGCAGGTTATGGTTTATTTTGGTTTTTGGGAAGTGTCATTTTAGGAAAGCTTTATGATGTTTCTATTCTTTCTATGATTTTCTTTTCGATCTTGACACAACTTCTTTCGGTTCCTTTATTATTTTTAGTAAGAGGAAATAAAAGGCAAGTATGAAAGTCCAAAAATTAAACATCAAAAATCAAAATGACAGTGTAAAATTCAAAATGTCTCCTTGCAATAGCGCTAGAAATTTTGGATTTAAATGTGTCATTTTGCATTTTGATTTTTGGATTTTAAATTAAAAAGAGGAATTGGGTAGACGAAAGTTTGTGGGAACAATTATGAAACTAGATTACGAACCCTTACAATTGCTTCCTCAAGTCATAAAATGGTTTATCCTCGCCCTGGTCATTGGTGTTTTGGGAGGGAGTGCCTCCGCTTTTTTTCTTATCTCTCTGGATTGGGTGACCCAATGGCGTGAATCTCACCTTTGGATCATTGCAGGACTCCCCCTCTCTGGCTTTCTGATTGGGCTGATTTATCATCATTTGGGAAAAAAAGTTGAATCTGGAAATAATCTTATTTTAGATGAAATTCATGATCCTAAAAAAGTAGTCCCCTTTCGAATGGCCCCGCTGATTCTTTTATCAACGCTTGCAACCCATCTTTTTGGAGGCTCTGCAGGAAGAGAGGGGACCGCAGTTCAAATGGGAGGATCTCTCGCAGATCAACTCTCGATTCCCTTTCGTCTACAAGCTCAAGACCGGAGAATTTTGCTCATGGCTGGGATGAGTGCGGGTTTCGCATCTGTTTTTGGAACCCCTTTGGCAGGGGCAATCTTTGGATTAGAGGTGCTAGCCATCGGACGACTCCGATACGATGCTATTCTCCCTTGTTTTGTAGCAGCGATTGTTGGAGATCAAGTAGCGCTGATGTGGGGAGTTCATCATTCACTTTATTCTGTTCAAAACATCCCCTCCTTTTCTATCAGCGGCCTATTGCAAGTGTCGTTAGCAGGAATAATCTTTGGTTTGATCAGCATGCTTTTTTCAAACACGACACATCAAATCACCCGCATCTCAAAAAAATATATCACCTACAATCCCCTACGTCTTTTCATTGGGGGAATCATCGTTCTACTCCTGATTAAACTTTGCGGAACCACGAAATATATTGGATTGGGTATTCCCACCATGATTCAATCCTTTATCGCACAACTTCCTCCATGGGATTTTTTGGCAAAATTAATCTTTACCTCTCTTACGCTTGGGATGGGATTTAAGGGCGGAGAAGTCACTCCTTTATTTTTTATCGGAGCCACTCTGGGAAATGCACTGGGTTATTTGTTAGGGCTTTCAACACCCCTTTTAGCGGGTCTTGGATTTGTAGCTGTCTTTGCGGGAGCGGCCAATACCCCCCTCACTTGTACAATTCTTGCGATTGAAATTTTTGGACCCTCAATGGGTGTTTACGCCAGCATCGCTTGTGTTATGAGTTACCTTTTTTCAGGCCATGCGGGCATTTACCATTCACAGAAAATAGATGTAAGAAAAAATTTTGATTAATCTAGTTTTCTACTTACCCAAATACACCCTTCATAAAGTAAAATCATCGGAAGAGCCAGAAGAACTTGGCTAAACGCGTCCGGGCTAGGAGTTAAGACTGCTGCAATGATAAAGATGGCCACAATGGCGTGGCGCCTTTTTTCACGGAGTGTCTTAGAAGATAAAATATTCAGTTTGACCAAGGCAAGGATGAGTAAAGGAGTTTCAAAGGAAAGACCAAAGGAGAGCATCAAAAAGAGTGTAAAGGATATGTAATGGTCCACCGTCCATAAGGGAACAATCCCCATAAAATCATGAAACCGCCAAAGAAATTTTAAACTTTGAGGAAGGACAATCTGATAGCATAAAAGAACTCCTAAAAGGAAAAGAATCCCACCCCAGAAAAGGACTGGATAAAGATATCGTCTTTCTTTTTCAAGAAGACCTGGAAGAATAAATTGTGCCAAAAAGAAGAGAGAAATGGGAGATGAAACAATCAGTCCTGAACATAGAGCAATTTTTAAACTCAGAGAAAAAGCGCCACCGGGGGCCATACTTCTTAAAATCTCCTTCTCCATCCCCACTTTTCCAATGGAAGTAAGGGCCCGCTCAAGAGGAAACTTAAGCATTGAAAAAATCTTTGGAGAAAGGAAAAAGGATAGAACGGTGGTTATTCCAACCGTAACAAGAATTCTGATGAAGGTTTGACGAAAGTCTTCAAGATGATCGAAAAAGGGCTTTTTCTCCGGAAACATTTCTTCCAAACTATTTTTTCCCCTCACCCAACTTTTTGTCTTCCTCGTTGTCTTCACCTTTAATCGCCTTCTTGAATTCGTTAATACCTTTTCCCAAAGATTTCGCGATTTCTGGAAGGCGCTTGGCTCCAAAAAGCAAGAGAATAATAAGTAAGATAACCACCCATTCGGAAAAACCTGGCATCATTTTAAACCCCTCCTACAATAGATTTTATTCTACCATGAGACCTTATTGTGATGCGAGATCATTTATATCATCTCCCTGCAATGGACCGTCTCATTTTAATTAACAATACGACTCATTCCTGAAAGTTACCGTGGCACACCCATCGGCCATCTCGTGGAATACCAAAACCGCATTCGCCTATACAATTCTTAATGTGAAGGCCCTTTGATTCCTTTGTTCCACTCAGCTACTCAAGCTCCCGCCTTCGCTTTTCCCGGACGTCACGTCGGGGCGCTCACCTCAATTCGAGTCCTTTGCCCGTAAGAGGAATATGTCGCTCGTTTCTTCGAAAATAGCTCCTGATTCAAAATCCGGTCGCACTATTTCGATAATTCTGCCCAATTTGATTCATGGAAGCAAGAAAAAGAATCTTTAAGCCGAAGGCTTACAGGTGAATTGGCTTGGCCTCCTCCTTCCGCCCTCCGATATGACATCGGAGGACTAGTCGGAGGCGGTGTCCTTCCGCCACGAAGGCAGCCTGTCCGCCTGTCTTTGTGGCGGAAGGACACCGGCTCCGACGGAACGGAGGAGACCAAGCCATTAAAGGTCCTTTTTCTTACATTTATGAATCAGATTAGGTAAAATAATAGAAATAGTGCGACTGATTTTGGAATCAGGAGCCATCTTAGTTTTTTCGAACTGGGAAATTTGACCTTCCACCGTCAAATTTCCCTTTTTTCTCCCACAGGGAGCGGGCCTCCATTGCCGGGTATTTGTGTCTCAGAGGCTTTTTCGGAACTTATTTGATATCAAGGTGTTTAACATAATATTCTCTGCAAGAATATATTATGGCTATAACAACACTCTATTGAAAAGCATGAGCTGAAATGATAGTATTTAATTGCTAAGAAAAGGGCTTGACTTGTATATAAAGGGAAGTACGATAGTGGTTCAACTTCCCTATAGTTGCTTGCGATTATAGGGACCGGGCGAGGGCAACCTCGCCCAACCTGCTTTTACACCTTTTTTCTAACTCATTTCACATGCATCTATTATTTTTCGTGTTATCTGTATAAATCCTGCTCCCTCACATTTGTTCCTCAATGCTAGTGCATTCCGATAGCTATTGTTCACGTAGGCTATGCTCACCTTCTTTTTAGCATCCGAAAGAACGATATTAACTGCTGGTGCAAAGTCTTGATCTGCAGTGACTAAGATTGCATGATCAAATTCTCCCCGAAAGGCATCTCTTACAAGTCGCACGGCAAGGCCTACATCACCGCCTTTTTCCATGGGCTTTTTCCAGCTGAGACTTTTGACCAAATTTTGTACATCTGGCTTTAGCTGATTTACAATAAAAAGTGGAACCGTAGTTGTGTCCACTCGATAACTACCTTTAATATGAAACACCTCTTTGTTTTGAATATAGGTATAAATTTTCCCGAAGAAAATTTGTTGTTTGCGAAATGAGCCGGGGCTGTGGAGATTTTCAGGATAAGGGGTTTCAGCATAAAAAATCGCCTTTATCTCCTGCGTCTGTTTATTGATTAAATGATTTGAAAGCTGTAAAGGATTTACCCAAACACGCTTCTTTCTTAGATCACTTACAGCTCCCAGTAAATTTGGGCCGTCTATGTAAACATTAACAATCTCCATTAATTTCTCCTTACTTTTTATCCTTATATATAAGTTCGTCCAAGGATATTTTCAGAGCTTCTGCAATACTGACAACTGTCTGTATGGAGGGATTGGGAGTATGACCCGATTCAATTTTAATGTAGGTACTATAAGGCACATTTGCCTTCCTTGCCAGTTTATCCTGAGATAAACCAGTCTTGATCCTGTATTTTCGAACATTTTTAGAAATTATTTTATTTGATAATATATCCATATTTGGATATCCTTTAAAGGATAATAAATCTTGCTAACAATTATAACAGTTTCAGAAAACAGGAGGCAAAATGCAAGACAAATTAAAATGTGCCGTTTATACGAGAGTCAGTACGGACAACCAGGTAGAAGTGGAGTTTAATTCCTGTGAGGCTCAAAAAGCCAAAATTGTCCGTGATATTTTTGAAAGCTATATTTCCAGCCAGTCCCTTTCTAAAGTCTACGAACATTTGAAAACGATGGTTAGGACTGACATTTCCTTCTCAAAAAGCAGAATTTCCTATATTCTGCGAAACATTATTTATACTGGAAAGCTCAACTATGGAGGAAAGATCTATCAGGGAAATCATCCTGCCCTTATTTCTGATGAGATTTTCAACCTTGCTCAAGAGGTTCACAAAGAGAAAGTCCGATCTTTGAGATTGTATAAAAATTATTCTTTAACTGGCTTGATCACTTGCCAAGAATGCGGGTCATTTATGACACCTTGCCACTCGAATAAGATGAAGAATGGGAAAAGAAATCGTTACTACTATTACCGATGCACTAAAACTTTTAAAAAAGATTGGAACGCTTGCGGGACTAAGCAGGTTAACGCTAACAGATTAGAGGATTATATCTTCCAAAATCTTGAGCGAATCTCTCTTGATAAGCACTATCTCGATAGTTTGGTATTCAAGATCAATAATTCCAATTCGGGCGGCCATGCAGGACTCGAACTTTCGGCCGAGTCCTCCAAAATCTGCCCGGAAATCGTCGAAGGGAACCTAAAAACATTTGTCAAAGGACTATCGGGAAGACATGGGATCGAAAGAAATCTTTGGGCAAAAAAATTTATTAAGAAAATCAAATACGGCAAGGATGAAATTGAATTAAGTCTCTATTATTAAGGTAGTTCCGAAAAAGCCTCTGAGACACAAATACCCGACAATGGAGGCCCGCTGCCTGTGGCAGATAAAGGGCCGAGTGCGGCAGTAGATGTTTCTTTTCCTCTATCCCGCTGTCGGGTGGGGGCGACCGCTGGGAAAAATGACGGGTTGGGCCAAAAAGATAAAGTCGCCAGCGGCGACACCTTATTAAAGTTGGCTCCCCGGGCAGGACTCGAACCTGCGACATGCTGGTTAACAGCCAGCCGCTCATACCAGCTGAGCTACCGGGGAGTAACGACGAGAAACAGTTCAAAGTTCAAAGAAAAACCTCGACCTGCGAATAGTACGGAGAATAAAAGCGTGGCTGATATTATCAAACTCTCCTCTTTTGAGCCAGAGAAAGTTCGATCTCAAATCTAAAATGAAATTTTGGATCGATTCTAATTTTATAACAAAAGACACTGGGATATAATCAATCCAATTTTGGGAGGAGCTTATGTTTAAATATTTACGTTTTTATGGCTTGATTCTCGTCTCAATTTTTTTAAATGGATGTATCTACGAGCTTCCTTCCTGGACACCGGATGGGAAGTGTTTGGTTTTGGGGGCTTTTTACAAAAATGAAAAAGGAGAGGATGAATATCACGGATCTCAAATCGCATTTTTTTACCATGACTCTGAGATGATGGCCAACGACCCAATGGAACTTAAGGTCATGAATGTTGCTAGCCATGAGATTAAAAAGCTTTCAGGGCTTACAAAAGAGGAGGAGAAGTCTCACTATACTTTGAATCCATAGGAATCCCAAGGGAGATTTATTGGCGATTCAAAATTTTGACTCATCTAAAAAAACTTATCAAATTATCCTGATCGATTTAAAGGGGCAAAAGAGAGTCATCGCCTCCGAGGGCTCGTGCATGCTCCCAAGCTAGGCACCTGATGGAAAGAGGCTCGCCTTTATTCGCCTACAAGAAAATAAGTATGATTTGGTGGTATCAAATGTAAACGATCTTTCTGAAAAGATTATTATTTCAGGTATATCCCTTCCAGAAAAGCACCGAAAGGATTTGATTTATTATCTTGTTCCGAGCTGGTCCCCCGATGGAGAAAAAATCGCTTTTGTCGATGGAAATCAAATAGCAATAGTGAATTTGCTGAGTGGAGAGAAACAGATTCTGACCCATGGCAAAGGGCTTAAAATTTATCCGAGGTGGTCACCGAATGGAAAACGCCTTTTGATGATGAAAGTGGCTATTAAAAAGAAGAACCCCTCCTATGGAGAGAGTCGCTCTGACATTGATGTCATGAACCTAGACGGGTCTTTTGCAAAAGCTTTGACAAATCTAAGAGGTGAGGCTTATTTGCCTCAATGATCTCCCACGGGAGACAAGATCGCCTTTCTTTTTTCACAAGGGAATATTGTTTCTTTTTTACCCGTAGTGGTGGATTTAAAAGGAGAGGAAGGTTAAAAAAAAGAGCGGGGACAGCTTCCTTAGAGGAAAACTATCCCCGCCACCCCTACGGGCCGGTGTAGGGATATTATTGGTTCTGATTCGTTTTTAAGTGATGAGTGAGCATAACCATTTCAGAAAACTGGTTGTGATACTTGATCGCAAACCGCTTAATCCACTCTTCTGGGTGAATCCCAAGTCTTCTACACTCTTTCTTCATTAACGCCACTTCTTGTCTAATATAATCATTTGCTGACATTTTGAAGTCGCCTCCTCCATTCCTTCCATAGATATAGACCCGTCCCGAAGGGAAAAAGTTTAAAAAAAGTGAATTAAAATCACTTTTTTCTTAAAAATCTTATTACCAACATGTTATGGATAGTTAAAAATAAATTTCCTTGAAGGCGAGCGATAATACCCCCTCCCGCTCTTCTACTCCACAAGTTTTTGAAGAAATAATTTTGTTACAGCCTCCAGGAGAAGGAGAAAAGGAGTATTGGTTGGTGAGAATAATTGGAAAATAGGATATTTTTCGAGTGCAGCGTTTTTTATATTTCATTTTGTTCAAATTTGTATATTCACAGCTAGTTTTAAAATTAAATCGAAACATTACCCAGAACAACTTCTCCCTTTCGAACACGATTTCGAATGCGAGAAAACTTTATTTTTGCCCTTTCGCCACTCGAACGATCGACCAAATAGAATCGAAGGGAATAGCGTCCCATCGAAAGCCATTTGGGAAGAACAAAAGAAAAATATTCAATGACCCTTTCATTCTCTTTCCAATCGAATGTCGGATAAATCCGATAGCACAAGGGATGAAAAACTTGACGAATCAGTTTTCCTGTTGGATTGAAAAGACCAACGGAAAGATAATAATCCTTTTCAATTGCCGCCTTTGCCTGCCAAAAGAAAGATAACTGAATCCTTCCCCCTTCTGAAACTTGAGGGGAGAGAATACAGGCTTTTTTACATTCTAATTTCCCATCAAAAAGAACGGGAAAAGAATTCGATTGAAGAGAAAGAACCTGATCTATGCTTAGCCCTAAAACCGAAATTGGCGCGTGAACCGAGACGCAAGAGCTTGAGCCAGATTGGCCTGAAGACAAGGTCCCCGAAGGGGGAAGCGCAGGCATGCATAAAAAAATGCCTGTCGAGCATTTCTGAAGGTCAAGTGCCCCAAGATGTTGCGTCGAATTCCGCAGTCCAATTTCGGTTTTAGGGCTTAGATCTGGGAATGTTTGAAAAAGACGAAAGGAATCCACATCATCCTTAGCGAAAAGAACGATATTCTCATCAACATCCTTAACCTTCCAAGTTCCTGATTCTAAAAAATGCCTCAGACGCCGCGTTGCTTGAGGTGAATCAAACACGCTAAAGGTTAAAGGATCCATGCTGTCCATTAAAAGATATTGGAACCCTTGTGGGATTTCATAATTTTTGTGACTCAAGGTGTAAACACCACTGTAGAGATGATGAAAGGAATAAAGATTTTGATGATTGCTTAAATGAGATAAAAAATCGAATGTAGCCATCACAGATTCAGATCCATTTCCAACTTCCTGAATGAGGGCATCCCTAACCTCGTCTATTTCGTCTTTTTTAAGATCAGAAGTTCTGAAGAGCGTGGGAAGAAGTGGCCCCGTCACACAACCCACAATGAAGGCCCAAAGACCTAGAAAAAGAAGAATAGGAATCTCTTTTTTTTTAATGATTTGAAAAGCAAAAACTTTTCTCATTCCATCGAGAGCCGCTACAAAAAGGAAGGGAATAATCTCAGCTGTGTAATGATAATAAA from the Chlamydiota bacterium genome contains:
- a CDS encoding voltage-gated chloride channel family protein is translated as MKLDYEPLQLLPQVIKWFILALVIGVLGGSASAFFLISLDWVTQWRESHLWIIAGLPLSGFLIGLIYHHLGKKVESGNNLILDEIHDPKKVVPFRMAPLILLSTLATHLFGGSAGREGTAVQMGGSLADQLSIPFRLQAQDRRILLMAGMSAGFASVFGTPLAGAIFGLEVLAIGRLRYDAILPCFVAAIVGDQVALMWGVHHSLYSVQNIPSFSISGLLQVSLAGIIFGLISMLFSNTTHQITRISKKYITYNPLRLFIGGIIVLLLIKLCGTTKYIGLGIPTMIQSFIAQLPPWDFLAKLIFTSLTLGMGFKGGEVTPLFFIGATLGNALGYLLGLSTPLLAGLGFVAVFAGAANTPLTCTILAIEIFGPSMGVYASIACVMSYLFSGHAGIYHSQKIDVRKNFD
- a CDS encoding NYN domain-containing protein, giving the protein MEIVNVYIDGPNLLGAVSDLRKKRVWVNPLQLSNHLINKQTQEIKAIFYAETPYPENLHSPGSFRKQQIFFGKIYTYIQNKEVFHIKGSYRVDTTTVPLFIVNQLKPDVQNLVKSLSWKKPMEKGGDVGLAVRLVRDAFRGEFDHAILVTADQDFAPAVNIVLSDAKKKVSIAYVNNSYRNALALRNKCEGAGFIQITRKIIDACEMS
- the tsf gene encoding translation elongation factor Ts, yielding MEIHKDLVKELREKTNAGVMDCKKALAQSKGDLGSAVQILKKKGVAVAEKKSQREASEGLIFSYIHMGGKIGVLLEINCETDFVARNGIFQALAKDVALQIAGSHPTPLYISRDKIEPRVASHARQEFEKEAAGKNPDAMKKIIEGKLEKYYQQICLLDQPFIKDGNLTIQQLIQSKIAELGENIVVRRFVRYQIGE
- a CDS encoding UMP kinase, coding for MSQTPHPKPKYNRIILKLSGETLMGEKSYGVDPKAAISIAEQVKEVKQLGVQIAIVIGGGNIFRGINASGDGIDRTTADYMGMLATVINGMALQDALEKCGVMTRLQTSLEMAKIAEPYIRRRAMRHLEKGRVVIFAGGTGNPYFSTDTAAALRASEINAEVILKGTKVDGVYSADPHLDSKAVKFKELSYLEVLSKRLKVMDATAVSLCMENNVPIIVFDMWNSENLKRVIMGETIGTLVRDK
- a CDS encoding helix-turn-helix transcriptional regulator, yielding MDILSNKIISKNVRKYRIKTGLSQDKLARKANVPYSTYIKIESGHTPNPSIQTVVSIAEALKISLDELIYKDKK
- the tatC gene encoding twin-arginine translocase subunit TatC; this translates as MKTTRKTKSWVRGKNSLEEMFPEKKPFFDHLEDFRQTFIRILVTVGITTVLSFFLSPKIFSMLKFPLERALTSIGKVGMEKEILRSMAPGGAFSLSLKIALCSGLIVSSPISLFFLAQFILPGLLEKERRYLYPVLFWGGILFLLGVLLCYQIVLPQSLKFLWRFHDFMGIVPLWTVDHYISFTLFLMLSFGLSFETPLLILALVKLNILSSKTLREKRRHAIVAIFIIAAVLTPSPDAFSQVLLALPMILLYEGCIWVSRKLD
- a CDS encoding MFS transporter yields the protein MIRSPSMKFVILIGFVSLFADVTYEGARSITGPFLATFGASAATVGFIAGFGELIGYGLRLVSGYVSDKTGRYWTIIFIGYAINLFAVPLLALAGNWKMAGILIIAERTGKAIRSPARDAMLSHATSEIGHGWGFGFHEAMDQIGAMLGPLIVSSVLYFKGSYKTGFLVLLIPALLALSVLSLARFLYPHPKDLEKVTPHFESKSLSKIYWIYLSAVVLIAAGYADFPLIAYHFEKVESIPKIWIPVSYSIAMGIDTLSALFFGRWFDRKGLSILIVASVIASFFAPLVFLGGFYQAILGMGLWGLGMGAQESVMRAAIAQMVSTDRRGTAYGIFNAGYGLFWFLGSVILGKLYDVSILSMIFFSILTQLLSVPLLFLVRGNKRQV
- the frr gene encoding ribosome recycling factor, which produces MTFEEKVLGQIKEKMTKTIEFFQDELSGVRSGRANPALVEGMMVNYYGTPTKLKELAGITAPEPRSLVIQPWDIAAIEEIMKALNKNESGLVPKLEGKIIRIQVPELSEQRRNELKKVVKNMAEEARVNLRNTRREMNEFVKKGQKNSQITEDDLFRIEKEVQIKTDDFIKKVDDILIHKEKELTQV
- the rpsB gene encoding 30S ribosomal protein S2 → MEVSVRELLEAGAHFGHQSSRWNPKMKKFIFEERNGIHIIDLQKTVNQFKTAVQFLAHCIEQGEAILMVGTKKQAKEIVKTAAQQCGAFWVTERWLGGTLTNLQTIRKSVGRFKEIEQMQADGTMAQLSKKESASLTRELHKLKKNLMGIREMDRKPGALFVIDPNREKIAVEEARRLGVPIVALIDTNCDPDKIDYPIACNDDAIRTISLLVTKVEEIILQARGMNKDKASNVEAQASQEIA
- the tatA gene encoding twin-arginine translocase TatA/TatE family subunit, whose protein sequence is MPGFSEWVVILLIILLLFGAKRLPEIAKSLGKGINEFKKAIKGEDNEEDKKLGEGKK